One Manduca sexta isolate Smith_Timp_Sample1 chromosome 26, JHU_Msex_v1.0, whole genome shotgun sequence genomic region harbors:
- the LOC115445677 gene encoding cardioacceleratory peptide receptor, which produces MEDVDCANCSLHADLNDTLLYFNYTRNATVIDKFYFYQSAQLAILWVLLVTIVAGNATVVLALLLTKSRKSRMNFFIMQLAIADLLVGLISVLPDLIQRITITWLAGSITCKMMKYLQGVVTYSSTYVLVALSVDRCDAITHPMNFTGSWRRARALILGAWLVSFLFCVPMLFLFNEANVEGILQCWSGISKLQWRIWMTSVFVSLFVAPALTISACYGVIVITIRQKSQRVLGRRATATRQYSDDLDSRRASSRGIIPKAKIKTVKMTFVIVFVFVLCWSPYMIFDLLQVYGYVPDTQVNVAIASLIQSLAPLNSAANPVIYFIFSNRIFVSLRNIPPYKWLWCTVKSSDSPAGNESRAHTELLTSSHRRTRRDLTIRVKDDSVKFPKPRIHQCNSTNSRKVRLHLPEGQQNNNNCHQNRRDDTFL; this is translated from the exons ATGGAGGACGTCGACTGTGCGAACTGCAGCTTGCACGCTGACCTGAACGACACCCTCCTTTACTTCAACTACACAAGGAATGCTACCGTCATTGACAAGTTTTACTTCTACCAg TCTGCACAATTAGCGATTCTTTGGGTCCTGTTGGTGACTATTGTCGCCGGCAACGCAACCGTTGTCTTGGCCTTACTTCTCACCAAGTCTCGGAAAAGCAGGATGAACTTCTTTATAATGCAACTTGCTATAGCCG ATTTGTTGGTGGGATTGATAAGCGTCCTCCCGGATCTGATACAAAGGATTACCATCACGTGGCTCGCAGGATCTATCACTTGTAAAATGATGAAGTACCTACAG GGTGTAGTGACGTATTCCTCCACGTATGTATTGGTAGCTCTAAGCGTAGATCGATGCGACGCCATCACGCATCCGATGAACTTCACAGGAAgct GGCGCCGAGCTCGGGCGCTCATTCTAGGAGCTTGGCTTGTCAGCTTTCTGTTTTGCGTCCCGATGCTGTTCCTCTTCAATGAAGCCAATGTAGAAG GTATACTCCAATGCTGGTCCGGAATAAGTAAACTTCAGTGGCGTATCTGGATGACCAGCGTGTTTGTGTCTCTATTCGTTGCTCCAGCTCTTACAATATCTGCGTGCTATGGTGTCATCGTGATCACAATTCGACAGAAGAGTCAGCGAGTCCTGGGTAGAAGAGCGACGGCTACGAGACAAT ACAGTGATGATTTGGATAGTCGAAGAGCAAGCAGTCGCGGCATTATACCAAAAGCGAAAATAAAAACAGTGAAAATGACATTCGTCATTGTATTCG TGTTCGTACTCTGCTGGTCGCCGTACATGATCTTCGATTTGCTTCAAGTGTACGGCTATGTGCCAGATACCCAAGTGAACGTGGCGATAGCTTCGCTGATACAAAGCCTCGCGCCTCTCAACTCGGCTGCCAATCCAGTCATCTACTTTATATTCTCCAATCGGATATTCGTCAGTCTCAG GAACATCCCCCCATACAAGTGGCTCTGGTGCACGGTGAAGTCGAGCGACAGTCCGGCGGGTAATGAGTCGCGTGCGCACACCGAGCTCCTCACCTCGTCACACCGGAGGACTCGACGCGACCTCACTATCAGG GTAAAAGATGACAGCGTAAAATTCCCAAAACCAAGGATACATCAGTGCAACAGCACGAACTCGCGGAAAGTGAGACTCCATTTACCCGAAGGTCAGCAGAACAATAATAACTGCCATCAAAACAGGCGAGATGATACATTCTTgtag